Proteins encoded together in one Mycobacterium noviomagense window:
- a CDS encoding DUF7159 family protein has translation MDIVLGVSMAPTTVRMVLVEGQNADGATVDEDGFDVVADEESATTSAPERVIAAILGTRESAAEGDYHLAATGVTWTDPVEAAALRDALAAYKVENVMLVSAFLAAAALAQSVGSAVGYGHTGLLFLEPDAATLAVVDSADGSISDVRRRPVRSAESLTELTGLMAQLDVLESRPEGVFVVGTGVDVAAIKPHLEAATGLPVTVPEEPDMALARGAALASADAPLFASSTVAVAYSQVRDWTTAGVVEPDTADVGAGHALAYAADTDAYAALDADFSAEGRKPLLVALSVMTIFFVGVLALVVSLGIRARPAMSQQPRAAGDLVFPVKEAPAPAPPKAEVQAPPAAAPNVQPAPQMQPAPSDSVASAPAPEAPAPEAAAPAPAAPKPVPVPVAATPVPVAPAPPAAPVVPAPAAPAPAPVVPAPAAPAPAPVAPVPVPVPVAPVIPILPPVFNPPVLHPPVQSPPFQPGGGDRSGGGWPPGGGARDRGAWPPAGGGRDGGGWPPGGGWQPRGGERGGGGWLPGGAPGGGFGGNHGGFGDGPGGSGGGHGGGIGGFGGGHGGFGGGHGGR, from the coding sequence GTGGATATCGTCCTCGGCGTGTCGATGGCACCCACGACGGTCCGCATGGTGCTCGTCGAAGGGCAGAACGCCGACGGAGCCACCGTCGACGAAGACGGCTTTGACGTCGTTGCTGACGAGGAGTCCGCAACTACGAGTGCACCCGAGCGGGTGATCGCGGCCATCCTCGGTACTCGAGAGAGCGCTGCAGAAGGCGATTACCACCTCGCGGCAACTGGGGTCACGTGGACCGACCCTGTCGAAGCCGCCGCGCTCCGCGACGCACTGGCGGCTTACAAGGTCGAAAACGTCATGCTGGTCTCGGCATTTCTGGCCGCGGCCGCTTTGGCGCAGTCCGTCGGTAGCGCGGTGGGCTATGGCCACACCGGGCTGCTGTTCCTGGAGCCTGACGCCGCGACCCTGGCGGTCGTCGACTCGGCCGACGGTTCGATCAGCGATGTACGCCGCCGACCAGTGCGGAGCGCAGAATCGCTGACCGAGTTAACAGGCCTGATGGCCCAGCTGGATGTGTTGGAATCCCGGCCGGAAGGCGTCTTTGTCGTAGGCACTGGCGTTGACGTCGCGGCGATCAAGCCCCACCTGGAGGCGGCAACCGGGCTGCCGGTGACCGTCCCCGAAGAGCCCGACATGGCACTGGCGCGAGGAGCCGCATTGGCGTCGGCCGACGCGCCGCTGTTCGCCTCGTCGACCGTCGCGGTGGCTTACTCCCAAGTTCGGGACTGGACGACGGCCGGAGTGGTCGAGCCGGATACGGCCGACGTCGGTGCGGGTCACGCGTTGGCGTATGCCGCCGACACAGACGCTTACGCCGCCCTCGACGCTGACTTCAGCGCCGAGGGCCGCAAGCCGCTCTTGGTCGCGCTGAGCGTGATGACGATCTTCTTTGTCGGGGTTTTGGCGCTGGTCGTTTCCTTGGGCATCCGTGCTCGCCCTGCGATGAGTCAGCAGCCCCGGGCCGCCGGAGACCTCGTCTTTCCGGTGAAGGAGGCGCCCGCGCCTGCGCCCCCGAAGGCAGAAGTGCAAGCTCCGCCCGCGGCTGCGCCGAACGTCCAGCCGGCGCCGCAGATGCAGCCGGCACCTTCCGATTCTGTTGCGTCAGCGCCAGCCCCGGAGGCGCCTGCGCCTGAGGCGGCCGCGCCCGCGCCTGCTGCTCCCAAGCCGGTCCCCGTGCCGGTGGCTGCGACGCCTGTTCCGGTGGCTCCGGCTCCGCCCGCGGCTCCGGTCGTTCCGGCACCCGCCGCTCCAGCGCCGGCTCCGGTCGTGCCCGCGCCTGCGGCTCCAGCACCCGCTCCGGTGGCCCCGGTGCCGGTCCCGGTACCGGTGGCGCCGGTGATTCCGATCCTTCCCCCGGTCTTCAATCCGCCGGTCCTCCATCCGCCGGTGCAGAGCCCGCCGTTCCAGCCCGGCGGCGGTGACCGCAGTGGGGGCGGGTGGCCGCCCGGAGGCGGCGCTCGCGATCGCGGCGCGTGGCCACCGGCTGGTGGCGGCCGAGACGGCGGCGGATGGCCGCCAGGTGGCGGGTGGCAGCCCCGCGGTGGCGAGCGCGGCGGGGGCGGATGGTTACCCGGGGGCGCCCCGGGCGGCGGCTTCGGCGGCAACCACGGCGGCTTCGGCGATGGACCCGGTGGGTCCGGGGGCGGCCACGGCGGCGGTATCGGAGGCTTTGGCGGCGGCCACGGCGGTTTCGGCGGCGGTCACGGCGGCCGGTGA
- a CDS encoding response regulator transcription factor encodes MTDYRRTARAGAGSAARKADQFSVGAPRVLVVEDSETIREMVCEALADAGYLAEARSDGEGLEGVLDGFRPDLVVLDVMLPGRRDGFSLIDVVVGWGDVGIVMITARDGLPDRLRGLDGGADDYVVKPFELAELVSRVGAVLRRRGRLPAVVQVGDLMVDVDAGIAARDGQPLDLTATELRLLAFLVEQRGRIVSARQILTAVWGYDAYDPNLVQVHISGLRRKLEAHGPRILHTVRGIGYRLQPQRS; translated from the coding sequence ATGACCGATTACCGTCGCACCGCCCGCGCGGGCGCGGGTTCAGCAGCCCGAAAGGCCGACCAGTTCAGTGTCGGCGCGCCGCGGGTACTGGTGGTCGAAGACTCCGAGACGATCCGTGAAATGGTGTGCGAGGCGCTGGCCGACGCCGGCTATCTCGCCGAAGCCCGCTCGGACGGCGAGGGTTTGGAGGGCGTGCTCGACGGCTTTCGCCCCGACCTGGTGGTGCTTGACGTGATGCTGCCGGGCCGCCGCGACGGGTTCAGCCTGATCGACGTCGTAGTCGGCTGGGGCGATGTCGGGATCGTGATGATCACCGCCCGCGATGGGTTGCCGGACCGGTTGCGCGGGCTCGACGGCGGCGCCGACGACTACGTCGTCAAGCCGTTCGAGCTCGCCGAACTGGTATCGCGAGTTGGCGCGGTACTGCGCCGCCGCGGACGGCTGCCCGCGGTGGTGCAGGTGGGCGACCTGATGGTTGACGTCGACGCCGGGATCGCCGCCCGCGACGGCCAGCCGCTGGACCTCACGGCAACCGAGCTGCGCCTGCTGGCCTTCCTCGTCGAGCAGCGCGGCCGGATCGTCAGCGCGCGCCAGATCCTGACCGCGGTGTGGGGCTACGACGCCTACGACCCCAACCTCGTCCAGGTGCACATCAGCGGGCTGCGGCGCAAGCTCGAGGCCCATGGCCCCCGGATCCTGCACACCGTCCGGGGCATCGGCTACCGCCTGCAACCCCAGCGGTCATGA
- a CDS encoding sensor histidine kinase, translating into MTSATTPTPSLRRRVTLIVVGLMALLLLLLGVVIDFSVGVQARRNLHDRLVAATSRADVLAAAGTPPAQLAAELNGGTVRALVVTANGATYGDPSISPDMTAGPVAPPPPRPPLPPLLGAGPPPPPAPPWGPPPPPPPRPPPPPEATATAVVHPLPTGGRVILVADTTQSVQMISQLRRLMVGAGLATLSVAALLLIAASRAALLPLARLTQLAKDTTIGDRGRRLRPDRPTTELGRAASAFDGMLDALEASEHRAQRAAETAQRAETATRRFLVDAAHELRTPIAGIQAAAEQLASNASQDESDPAARRQYRRASLLLSDAHRAARLVADMLDLSRIDAGLPLDLQDTDLGAIADAEADRARMLAPQLTITRAGLSALRVRADPTRVAQILSNLLDNARRHTPPGGQIGIDLQRRDGVAEVTVTDTGPGIPEDERERIFERLVRLDTGRARDHGGAGLGLSIARALARAHGGDLTCLSHQGGAQFRLTIPADPAAA; encoded by the coding sequence ATGACGTCTGCCACGACGCCGACCCCGTCGCTGCGGCGTCGAGTGACGCTGATCGTGGTCGGGTTAATGGCGCTGCTGTTGCTGCTGCTCGGGGTGGTGATCGACTTCAGCGTCGGCGTCCAGGCCCGCCGCAATCTGCATGACCGGCTGGTCGCTGCGACGTCGCGCGCCGATGTACTCGCCGCCGCCGGCACTCCGCCCGCTCAGCTGGCCGCCGAACTCAACGGGGGCACCGTGCGAGCGCTGGTCGTCACAGCAAACGGCGCCACGTACGGTGACCCCTCGATCAGCCCGGACATGACCGCCGGACCGGTGGCCCCACCGCCACCTCGGCCACCGCTGCCACCGCTGCTGGGTGCTGGCCCGCCGCCACCGCCCGCGCCACCCTGGGGTCCACCGCCTCCACCACCTCCGCGGCCACCGCCCCCGCCCGAGGCGACCGCCACCGCTGTCGTGCACCCGCTGCCCACCGGTGGACGAGTGATCCTCGTCGCCGACACCACGCAGAGCGTGCAGATGATCAGCCAGCTGCGCCGCCTGATGGTTGGCGCCGGTCTGGCCACCCTCAGCGTCGCGGCGTTACTGCTGATAGCGGCCAGCCGTGCGGCGTTGCTTCCCTTGGCGCGACTCACTCAGCTGGCCAAAGACACCACCATCGGTGATCGTGGCCGACGGCTGCGGCCGGACCGGCCCACCACCGAGTTAGGCCGCGCCGCAAGCGCTTTCGACGGCATGCTCGACGCGCTGGAAGCATCCGAACACCGCGCTCAGCGGGCGGCGGAGACCGCGCAGCGCGCCGAGACGGCGACCCGGCGATTCCTCGTGGACGCGGCGCACGAACTGCGCACCCCGATTGCCGGGATCCAGGCCGCCGCCGAACAACTCGCCAGCAACGCCAGCCAAGACGAGTCCGACCCCGCGGCACGGCGCCAGTACCGTCGAGCCAGCCTGCTGCTGTCCGACGCCCACCGCGCCGCACGGCTGGTCGCCGACATGCTCGACCTGAGTCGCATCGACGCCGGCCTACCGCTGGACCTGCAAGACACCGACCTGGGCGCGATCGCCGACGCCGAAGCCGACCGCGCGCGCATGCTGGCGCCGCAGCTGACCATCACGCGGGCGGGGCTCAGCGCGCTGCGTGTGCGCGCCGATCCGACGCGGGTGGCCCAGATCCTGTCCAACCTCTTGGACAACGCGCGGCGGCATACTCCGCCCGGTGGCCAGATCGGCATAGACCTGCAGCGACGCGACGGCGTCGCCGAGGTGACGGTCACCGACACCGGCCCAGGTATTCCTGAGGACGAACGCGAACGCATCTTCGAACGGCTGGTGCGCCTGGACACCGGGCGCGCCCGCGACCACGGCGGCGCGGGTCTCGGCTTATCGATCGCACGCGCCCTGGCCCGTGCCCACGGCGGCGACCTGACGTGCCTATCCCACCAGGGCGGTGCTCAGTTCCGGCTCACGATCCCGGCTGACCCGGCTGCTGCGTGA
- a CDS encoding TVP38/TMEM64 family protein yields the protein MPGPAASKIADTFRGVASAVVATARQVPRRRIILTALTIAVLIAVALLVPIPTAVQLRDWAKSVGPWFPLAFLGAHIVVTVLPFPRTAFTLAAGLLFGSALGVVLAVLASTASAVIALVLVRVAGWQLSRLVRHRAVDSVDERLRDRGWPTILSLRLIPAVPFSVLNYAAGASAVRVLPYTVATLVGTTPGTAAVVILGDALTGHVSPLLIVVSLCTGAVGFAVLVYEIRQHRQHHRRRLAHTPKSAEPATRS from the coding sequence GTGCCGGGTCCCGCCGCGAGCAAGATAGCCGACACTTTCCGTGGCGTCGCTTCCGCGGTGGTCGCAACGGCCCGTCAAGTGCCCCGTCGGCGCATCATCCTGACAGCGTTGACCATTGCGGTGCTGATCGCGGTGGCGTTGCTGGTCCCGATTCCCACCGCGGTGCAATTGCGCGACTGGGCAAAATCGGTGGGACCGTGGTTTCCGCTCGCCTTCCTGGGCGCGCACATCGTCGTCACCGTGCTGCCATTTCCACGCACCGCATTCACGCTTGCCGCCGGCCTGTTGTTCGGCTCGGCGCTCGGTGTGGTGCTGGCGGTCCTGGCCAGCACTGCCAGTGCGGTGATCGCGCTGGTACTGGTCCGGGTGGCGGGTTGGCAGCTAAGCCGTCTGGTGCGCCATCGAGCGGTCGACAGCGTCGACGAGCGGCTGCGCGACCGCGGTTGGCCGACGATCCTTTCCCTGCGGCTGATCCCAGCCGTGCCGTTCTCGGTGCTCAACTATGCGGCCGGCGCCTCGGCGGTGCGCGTGTTGCCGTACACGGTGGCCACGCTGGTCGGCACGACCCCCGGGACCGCTGCCGTGGTGATCCTCGGCGATGCGCTCACCGGACACGTCAGCCCGCTGCTAATCGTGGTGTCGCTGTGCACGGGCGCCGTCGGGTTTGCCGTACTGGTCTACGAGATCCGCCAGCATCGGCAGCACCACCGGCGGCGGTTGGCCCACACGCCGAAATCAGCCGAGCCGGCTACCAGGAGTTGA
- a CDS encoding COG4705 family protein, whose product MTDQTKLALSKVPEVTLGFWIIKVLATTLGETGGDTVTMTLNWGYLAGVVLFGVVLVALVLTQIWAKSFRPFLYWATIIASTTFGTAMADFADRSLGIGYTGGSSLLLLCVLVTLGLWYWSEGTVSVTTVSTPKVEAFYWATITFSQTLGTALGDWLADTRDLGYERGALVFATALAVVAALYYWTSISHVALFWIAFILTRPLGATLGDFLDKPVSQGGLNLSRPLASAVIAALIVALIIVLPQRAGRHPGAEENGRVTQQPGQPGS is encoded by the coding sequence ATGACTGACCAGACGAAACTCGCGTTGAGCAAGGTGCCGGAAGTCACGTTGGGCTTCTGGATCATCAAGGTGCTGGCGACGACGCTCGGCGAGACCGGCGGCGACACGGTCACGATGACGCTGAATTGGGGGTATCTCGCGGGCGTCGTGCTGTTCGGGGTCGTGCTGGTAGCGCTTGTGCTGACCCAGATCTGGGCCAAGAGCTTCCGGCCGTTTCTCTACTGGGCGACGATCATCGCCTCGACAACCTTCGGCACGGCGATGGCCGACTTCGCTGATCGCTCGCTCGGGATCGGCTACACGGGCGGGTCGAGTCTGCTCTTGCTGTGTGTGCTCGTCACCCTCGGGCTCTGGTACTGGTCGGAGGGCACGGTTTCGGTGACGACGGTCTCGACCCCGAAGGTCGAGGCTTTCTATTGGGCGACAATCACTTTCTCGCAGACGCTGGGCACGGCCCTCGGCGATTGGCTGGCCGACACCCGCGACCTTGGTTACGAACGCGGTGCGCTGGTGTTTGCTACTGCGCTCGCCGTGGTCGCGGCGCTGTATTACTGGACAAGCATCTCGCACGTGGCCCTGTTCTGGATTGCCTTCATCTTGACCCGGCCGCTCGGTGCGACTCTGGGCGATTTTCTCGACAAGCCGGTGAGCCAGGGCGGGCTGAACCTGAGCCGCCCGTTGGCTTCTGCGGTGATTGCGGCCCTGATCGTCGCGCTCATCATCGTGCTGCCGCAACGGGCGGGACGGCATCCTGGCGCCGAGGAGAATGGCCGCGTCACGCAGCAGCCGGGTCAGCCGGGATCGTGA